A genomic region of Pseudomonas sp. RSB 5.4 contains the following coding sequences:
- a CDS encoding ABC transporter permease: MSSEFRPNLVALNTIVYREVRRFTRIWPQTLLPPAITMVLYFVIFGNLIGRQIGDMGGFTYMEYIVPGLIMMSVITNSYGNVVSSFFGSKFQRSIEELMVSPVSPHTILIGYTVGGVLRGLMVGVIVTILSLFFTHLQVHHLGVTLLVVILTATIFSLLGFINAVFARNFDDISIIPTFVLTPLTYLGGVFYSITLLPPFWQTVSLANPVLHMVNAFRYGILGVSDIRIGIAITFMLVATVVLYLGCARLLVSGRGMRT; encoded by the coding sequence ATGAGTTCCGAGTTCCGTCCCAACCTCGTCGCCCTCAATACCATCGTGTATCGGGAAGTCCGCCGCTTTACCCGGATCTGGCCGCAGACGCTGCTGCCGCCGGCGATTACCATGGTTTTGTATTTCGTGATCTTCGGTAACCTGATTGGTCGGCAGATCGGCGACATGGGTGGCTTCACCTACATGGAGTACATCGTGCCGGGGCTGATCATGATGTCGGTGATCACCAACTCCTACGGCAACGTGGTGTCGAGCTTCTTCGGCAGCAAGTTCCAGCGATCCATCGAGGAACTGATGGTCTCGCCGGTGTCGCCGCACACCATCCTGATCGGCTACACCGTTGGCGGCGTGCTGCGTGGCTTGATGGTCGGGGTCATCGTGACGATCCTGTCGCTGTTTTTCACCCATCTGCAGGTGCATCACCTCGGCGTGACCTTGCTGGTGGTGATCCTGACCGCGACGATCTTCTCGCTGCTGGGCTTCATCAACGCGGTGTTTGCGCGCAACTTCGATGACATTTCGATCATCCCGACGTTTGTGCTGACCCCGCTGACCTACCTCGGTGGCGTGTTCTACTCGATCACCTTGCTGCCGCCGTTCTGGCAGACCGTGTCGCTGGCCAACCCGGTGCTGCACATGGTCAACGCGTTCCGTTACGGCATTCTTGGCGTGTCGGATATCCGGATCGGCATCGCGATCACCTTCATGCTGGTGGCGACGGTGGTGTTGTATCTCGGTTGTGCGCGGTTGCTGGTGAGTGGTCGCGGGATGCGGACCTGA
- a CDS encoding ABC transporter ATP-binding protein, whose translation MSSALSIRQLTKTYGNGFQALSGIDLDVAEGDFFALLGPNGAGKSTTIGILSTLVNKTSGTVNIFGHDLDKNPAALKRSIGVVPQEFNFNQFEKTFDIVVTQAGYYGIPAKIAKERAEQYLTQLGLWDKRDVPSRSLSGGMKRRLMIARALVHEPRLLILDEPTAGVDIELRRSMWTFLTELNQKGITIILTTHYLEEAEQLCRNIGIIDHGTIVENTSMKQLLGQLHVETFLLDLKNDLHAAPQLLGYPARLLDGHTLEVQVDKSMGITALFTQLAQQNIEVLSLRNKTNRLEELFVSLVEKNLSKVAV comes from the coding sequence ATGAGTTCCGCTCTGTCCATCCGGCAGCTAACCAAAACCTACGGCAACGGGTTCCAGGCCTTGAGTGGTATCGATCTGGACGTCGCCGAAGGTGATTTTTTCGCCTTGCTCGGCCCTAACGGCGCTGGCAAATCCACGACCATCGGCATTCTCTCGACCCTGGTCAACAAGACCAGCGGCACGGTGAATATCTTCGGTCACGACCTGGACAAGAACCCCGCCGCGCTCAAGCGCTCGATCGGCGTGGTGCCCCAGGAGTTCAACTTCAACCAGTTCGAAAAGACTTTCGACATCGTCGTGACCCAGGCCGGTTACTACGGCATTCCGGCGAAAATCGCCAAGGAACGCGCCGAGCAGTACCTGACTCAGCTCGGCCTGTGGGACAAGCGCGATGTGCCCTCGCGCTCGCTGTCCGGCGGCATGAAGCGCCGACTGATGATCGCCCGCGCCCTGGTGCATGAGCCGCGCCTGCTGATCCTCGATGAGCCGACCGCTGGCGTCGACATCGAACTGCGTCGCTCGATGTGGACGTTCCTCACCGAGCTGAACCAGAAAGGCATCACCATCATCCTCACCACGCACTATCTGGAAGAGGCTGAGCAGCTGTGCCGCAACATCGGCATCATCGACCACGGCACCATTGTCGAGAACACCAGCATGAAACAGCTGCTGGGCCAGTTGCACGTCGAAACCTTCCTGCTGGATCTGAAAAACGACTTGCACGCCGCGCCGCAATTGCTCGGCTATCCCGCCCGGTTGCTCGATGGCCATACCCTGGAAGTCCAGGTCGACAAATCCATGGGTATCACCGCGCTGTTCACCCAGTTGGCGCAGCAGAACATCGAAGTGCTGAGCCTGCGTAACAAAACCAATCGCCTCGAGGAGCTGTTCGTGTCTCTGGTAGAGAAGAATCTGTCGAAGGTGGCGGTATGA
- a CDS encoding glutathione S-transferase — MLKIWGRKNSSNVRKPLWAAEELGLAYEAIDAGGAFGVVDTPEYRAMNPNGRVPVIEDDGFVLWESNAIVRYLLAKHAPDSAWYSADPQARAIADKWMDWTTSSFAGPFRTVFWGVLRTPADKQDWPAINAAIKECTALLSMADQALAHQPYLSGSDIGMGDIPLGSFIYAWFEMPIERASQPHLEAWYARLKQRPAYQKAVMTALT, encoded by the coding sequence ATGCTGAAGATCTGGGGACGGAAAAACTCATCGAATGTCAGGAAACCACTGTGGGCGGCCGAGGAGCTGGGCCTGGCCTACGAGGCGATTGATGCCGGTGGCGCCTTCGGAGTGGTTGATACGCCCGAATATCGGGCGATGAACCCGAACGGTCGGGTACCGGTGATCGAGGACGACGGCTTCGTGCTGTGGGAATCCAACGCCATCGTGCGTTATCTGCTGGCCAAACATGCGCCAGACAGTGCGTGGTACTCGGCTGACCCGCAGGCCCGGGCCATCGCGGACAAGTGGATGGACTGGACCACCTCCAGTTTTGCCGGACCGTTTCGCACGGTGTTCTGGGGCGTATTGCGCACACCGGCAGACAAGCAGGACTGGCCGGCGATCAACGCGGCGATCAAGGAGTGCACAGCGCTGCTGTCCATGGCCGATCAGGCCCTCGCCCACCAGCCGTATCTGTCCGGCAGCGACATCGGCATGGGCGATATTCCGCTGGGCAGTTTCATTTATGCCTGGTTCGAGATGCCCATCGAGCGTGCCTCGCAGCCGCATCTGGAAGCCTGGTATGCACGGTTGAAGCAGCGTCCGGCGTATCAGAAAGCGGTCATGACCGCGTTGACTTGA
- a CDS encoding transglutaminase family protein, with translation MREYLSPGRFIDSDHPAVVEFAEQHRGASRDPLAQAISLYYAVREAVRYNPYTFSLDPQTLCGSYALGAGESYCVPKATLLAGCARHCGIPARIGLADVRSHLSTPRLLELLRSDVFAMHGYTELFLNERWVKATPAFNQKLCELFNVAPLEFDGINDSVFHPYNRDGALLMEYLVDHGQFADVPERFFFEHLEKCYPHLFGEHRATVLGDLQSDLSRA, from the coding sequence ATGCGCGAGTATCTGAGTCCCGGCCGCTTCATCGATAGTGACCACCCGGCGGTGGTGGAGTTCGCCGAACAGCACCGGGGTGCCAGCCGCGACCCGCTCGCGCAGGCGATCAGTCTCTATTACGCCGTGCGTGAAGCGGTGCGCTACAACCCGTACACCTTCAGCCTCGACCCGCAGACCTTGTGCGGCAGTTACGCGCTGGGGGCCGGGGAAAGTTATTGCGTGCCCAAGGCCACATTGCTCGCCGGGTGTGCGCGGCATTGCGGCATTCCCGCGCGCATTGGTCTGGCCGACGTCAGGAGTCACCTGTCGACCCCGCGTTTGCTGGAGCTGTTGCGCAGTGATGTGTTCGCCATGCACGGCTACACCGAACTGTTTCTCAACGAGCGCTGGGTCAAAGCCACACCGGCCTTCAACCAGAAGCTCTGCGAATTGTTCAACGTTGCGCCGCTGGAATTCGACGGGATCAACGACAGCGTTTTCCACCCGTACAACCGTGACGGCGCGCTGCTGATGGAATATCTGGTCGATCACGGCCAGTTCGCCGATGTGCCGGAGCGATTCTTTTTCGAACACCTGGAAAAGTGCTACCCGCATCTGTTCGGCGAACACCGGGCGACGGTGCTGGGCGATCTGCAGAGTGATTTGAGCCGTGCCTGA
- a CDS encoding acyl-CoA dehydrogenase: MLLLWILVLIVGVAYLAHRRIAPLPALGIVAIYLLAMGIFSHAPGWLLLVLWIVLAVVAVPLLLPDLRRKHFTAPLFNWFQKTLPPMSQTERDAIDAGTVWWDGELFSGRPDWDKLLSYPKAQLSEEEQAFIDGPTEELCAMVTDWQIGQSMDLPPEAWSHIKEHGFFALIIPKEFGGKGFSAYAHSQVAMKLATRSGDLASTVMVPNSLGPAELLLHYGTDEQRNHYLPRLARGDDIPCFALTGPLAGSDAGAMPDTGIICKGEWEGQEVIGLRLNWEKRYITLGPVATLLGLAFKAYDPEHLLGDKEDLGISLALIPTDTAGVQIGRRHLPLGAAFMNGPNSGKDVFIPLDFLIGGQEMLGKGWMMLMNCLSVGRSISLPAVGTGAAKFTSLVTGQYAQIREQFNVPLSAFEGIQEAMARIGGNAWMMDAARMLTANAVDLGEKPSVLSAILKYHLTERGRECITHAMDVHGGKAIIMGPKNYLGRSWNGAPIFITVEGANILSRNLMIFGQGAIRCHPFVLKEMALAGREDKDQALKEFDGLLLKHIGFAVGNAASTLVLNLGFGHFEHAPGDRISQGYFRALNRQAAAFAMLADFSMMLLGGELKRRERLSARLGDVLSNLYLASAALKRYHDLDSPAHMEPLFRWAMEESLGQSERALDELLSNFPNKVFGYLLRVIVFPFGRRHKGPSDKLGAEVAAVIGRAKGDPTLEELLAGCYRPQSADDAVGALQHASDLLTAAQPLHKKLHTALKSGQVKPVAGEHAIDAALEAGVLQAAEAQTLRDAEAARRKVIDVDDFDKEELKLAEGKVR; this comes from the coding sequence ATGCTGTTGTTGTGGATACTGGTTCTGATCGTCGGTGTGGCGTACCTCGCCCACCGTCGCATCGCCCCCCTGCCCGCGTTGGGTATCGTCGCCATTTACCTGCTGGCGATGGGCATTTTCAGCCATGCCCCGGGCTGGTTGCTGCTGGTGTTGTGGATCGTGCTTGCTGTGGTGGCCGTGCCGTTGCTACTGCCTGACCTGCGCCGCAAACACTTCACCGCGCCGCTGTTCAACTGGTTCCAGAAAACCCTGCCGCCGATGTCGCAGACCGAGCGCGACGCGATCGATGCCGGTACCGTCTGGTGGGACGGTGAACTGTTCAGCGGACGTCCGGACTGGGACAAACTGCTGTCCTATCCGAAAGCGCAACTGAGCGAAGAGGAACAAGCCTTCATCGACGGCCCGACCGAAGAACTCTGCGCAATGGTCACTGACTGGCAGATCGGCCAGTCGATGGATCTGCCACCCGAAGCCTGGAGCCACATCAAGGAGCACGGTTTCTTCGCCCTGATCATTCCCAAGGAGTTCGGCGGCAAGGGTTTTTCCGCCTACGCCCACTCGCAAGTGGCGATGAAACTCGCGACCCGCAGCGGCGACCTCGCCTCCACCGTAATGGTGCCCAACTCCCTCGGCCCGGCCGAACTGCTGCTGCACTACGGCACCGATGAGCAACGCAATCACTACCTGCCGCGGCTGGCGCGTGGCGACGACATTCCGTGCTTCGCCCTCACCGGCCCGCTGGCCGGTTCCGATGCTGGCGCCATGCCGGACACCGGGATCATCTGCAAAGGTGAATGGGAAGGCCAGGAAGTCATCGGTCTGCGCCTGAACTGGGAAAAACGCTACATCACCCTCGGCCCGGTCGCGACCCTGCTCGGTCTGGCCTTCAAGGCCTACGACCCGGAGCATCTGCTGGGCGACAAGGAAGACCTCGGTATCAGCCTGGCGCTGATCCCTACCGATACCGCCGGCGTGCAAATCGGTCGTCGTCACCTGCCACTGGGTGCCGCTTTCATGAACGGCCCGAACTCGGGCAAAGACGTGTTCATTCCACTGGACTTCCTCATCGGAGGCCAGGAAATGCTCGGCAAGGGCTGGATGATGCTGATGAACTGCCTGTCCGTCGGGCGTTCGATTTCGCTCCCGGCAGTCGGCACTGGCGCGGCCAAGTTCACCAGCCTGGTAACCGGTCAGTACGCGCAGATTCGTGAACAGTTCAACGTCCCGCTGTCAGCCTTCGAAGGCATTCAGGAAGCGATGGCGCGCATCGGCGGCAACGCCTGGATGATGGACGCGGCGCGCATGCTGACTGCCAACGCGGTGGATCTGGGGGAGAAACCATCGGTGCTGTCGGCGATCCTCAAGTACCACCTGACCGAACGCGGCCGCGAGTGCATCACCCACGCCATGGATGTGCACGGCGGCAAGGCGATCATCATGGGGCCGAAAAATTACCTCGGCCGTAGCTGGAACGGCGCGCCGATCTTCATCACCGTGGAAGGCGCGAACATCCTCTCGCGCAACTTGATGATCTTCGGTCAGGGCGCGATCCGCTGCCATCCGTTCGTCCTCAAGGAAATGGCCCTCGCCGGCCGTGAAGACAAAGACCAGGCACTGAAAGAGTTCGATGGCCTGCTGCTCAAGCACATCGGATTTGCGGTGGGTAACGCGGCCAGCACCCTGGTGCTGAACCTGGGCTTCGGCCACTTCGAACATGCGCCTGGGGACAGGATCAGCCAAGGTTATTTCCGCGCACTCAACCGTCAGGCCGCAGCATTTGCCATGCTCGCCGACTTCAGCATGATGTTGCTGGGCGGCGAACTGAAACGTCGCGAACGCCTGTCCGCGCGTCTGGGCGATGTATTGAGCAACCTGTATCTGGCCTCCGCCGCGCTCAAGCGTTATCACGACCTGGACTCCCCGGCGCATATGGAGCCGTTGTTCCGTTGGGCCATGGAAGAAAGCCTCGGTCAGTCGGAACGAGCGCTGGATGAACTGCTGAGCAACTTCCCGAACAAAGTGTTCGGCTATCTGTTGCGAGTAATCGTGTTCCCGTTCGGTCGTCGCCACAAAGGCCCTTCGGACAAACTGGGTGCCGAAGTGGCAGCTGTGATCGGTCGCGCCAAAGGCGATCCGACCCTCGAAGAACTGCTCGCCGGCTGCTATCGCCCACAGTCTGCCGACGATGCCGTCGGTGCTCTGCAACACGCCAGCGATCTGCTGACTGCCGCGCAACCGCTGCACAAGAAACTGCACACGGCGCTGAAAAGCGGTCAGGTCAAACCGGTGGCTGGCGAACACGCCATCGACGCTGCACTGGAGGCCGGGGTGTTGCAAGCGGCGGAAGCGCAGACCCTGCGCGATGCCGAAGCGGCACGGCGCAAGGTGATCGACGTCGATGATTTCGACAAGGAAGAGCTGAAGCTGGCTGAGGGTAAAGTCCGCTGA
- a CDS encoding PA2817 family protein, giving the protein MSNVVADHLVLLDHLRSILVAVGEAEQVPEESHALFLERFDELLASLPIDPIESQYLGQDILTQVITRYPQIAHLIPRDLLWFFAGDCLHYLSDEEIDLYQALEERRYEAEQNDEPFDWNQEKQLMAMSAQDSKH; this is encoded by the coding sequence GTGTCCAACGTCGTTGCCGATCATCTGGTTTTGCTCGACCATCTGCGCAGTATCCTGGTCGCCGTAGGTGAGGCCGAACAGGTTCCCGAAGAAAGCCATGCCTTGTTCCTGGAGCGCTTCGACGAACTGCTGGCGTCCCTGCCGATCGACCCGATCGAAAGCCAGTACCTGGGCCAGGACATCCTGACCCAAGTGATTACCCGTTATCCGCAAATTGCCCACCTGATTCCACGGGATCTGCTGTGGTTCTTCGCCGGCGACTGCCTGCACTACCTGTCAGATGAAGAAATCGATCTGTATCAGGCACTGGAAGAACGTCGCTACGAAGCCGAACAGAACGACGAACCGTTCGACTGGAATCAGGAAAAGCAGCTGATGGCGATGTCTGCACAAGACAGCAAGCACTAA
- a CDS encoding LysR family transcriptional regulator: protein MSINLPLPLLGEMAIFVKVVETGSFSEAARQLGSSPSAISRSISRLEKALATRLLQRTTRKLRLSDGGEEVFKRCQEMVSAAKSVMEISGQFTHEAEGLVRVSVPKAVGRFVIHPHMPEFLRRYPKVDVELLLEDRQVDLIDDHVDLAIRITDRPPAGLVGRQLLTIDHLLCATPQYLAEHGTPTHPHDLLDHSCIYLGETPSDARWKFKKGSKAVTVGVRGRYAANHTGVRLGAVLQHIGIGSLPYFTARYALEQKLIVQVLPEWTFLASYHGGLWLLHSPTRYLPPKLRVFIDYLVECLEKEPTLSKPGKAGAPNNLAMAYELPESEGLL, encoded by the coding sequence GTGAGCATCAATCTACCGCTGCCACTGCTCGGTGAAATGGCGATTTTCGTCAAGGTCGTGGAGACCGGCAGCTTCTCCGAGGCTGCCCGCCAACTCGGTTCGTCGCCGTCCGCGATCAGCCGCAGCATTTCTCGGCTGGAGAAGGCCTTGGCCACGCGTTTGTTGCAGCGCACCACCCGCAAATTGCGCTTGAGTGACGGTGGCGAGGAAGTGTTCAAGCGCTGTCAGGAGATGGTCAGCGCCGCGAAATCGGTGATGGAGATCAGCGGGCAGTTCACCCACGAGGCGGAAGGGCTGGTGCGGGTCAGTGTGCCGAAAGCGGTCGGGCGTTTCGTGATTCATCCGCACATGCCCGAGTTTCTGCGGCGTTATCCCAAGGTCGATGTCGAGTTGCTGTTGGAAGACCGGCAGGTTGATTTGATTGACGATCATGTCGATCTGGCGATTCGCATCACTGATCGACCACCGGCCGGGCTGGTCGGGCGGCAGTTGCTGACCATCGACCATTTGCTCTGCGCCACCCCGCAATACCTGGCCGAACACGGCACCCCGACCCACCCGCATGACCTGCTTGATCACAGTTGCATCTATCTGGGGGAAACCCCGAGCGATGCACGCTGGAAATTCAAGAAGGGCAGTAAAGCGGTAACCGTCGGCGTGCGTGGCCGCTATGCCGCCAACCACACCGGCGTGCGGCTGGGAGCAGTGTTGCAGCACATCGGTATCGGCAGCCTGCCGTACTTCACCGCGCGCTATGCCTTGGAGCAGAAGTTGATTGTGCAGGTGCTGCCGGAATGGACGTTCCTGGCTTCGTATCACGGTGGGCTGTGGTTGCTGCATTCGCCGACGCGTTACCTGCCGCCGAAGCTGCGGGTATTCATCGATTATCTGGTGGAGTGCCTGGAGAAGGAGCCGACGTTGAGCAAGCCGGGGAAGGCGGGGGCGCCGAATAATCTGGCGATGGCGTATGAATTACCGGAGAGCGAGGGGCTGCTTTAA
- a CDS encoding alanyl-tRNA editing protein has translation MTLRLFFHSDDLKANVEVLDCTPHENEFAVVLRATLFHPQGGGQPCDTGMIGESQVLRVVQEPDRIVHYVDRPVKLGMTCIHVDEQRRRYNTRMHSAGHLIGHFVQAMGWTPVKAHHWPDEGRVQFKPGDAAQEVDAPTVQYGISQWIEHDLPRLTSLREGAREIGFGELPAYGCGGTHVRSLKDLGTVTIASLSQKKGTLSVHYSVD, from the coding sequence ATGACGCTTCGCCTCTTTTTCCATAGTGATGACCTCAAGGCTAATGTGGAAGTCCTCGACTGCACGCCCCACGAGAACGAATTTGCCGTGGTGCTGCGCGCCACCCTGTTTCACCCGCAAGGCGGTGGTCAGCCTTGTGATACCGGCATGATCGGCGAAAGCCAGGTGCTGCGCGTGGTGCAGGAGCCCGACCGGATCGTGCATTACGTCGATCGTCCGGTGAAACTGGGCATGACCTGTATTCACGTCGATGAACAACGTCGCCGCTACAACACCCGCATGCATTCTGCCGGGCATTTGATCGGGCATTTCGTCCAGGCCATGGGCTGGACACCGGTCAAGGCACACCACTGGCCAGACGAAGGCCGGGTGCAGTTCAAGCCGGGCGACGCAGCTCAGGAAGTCGACGCGCCAACCGTTCAATACGGAATAAGTCAGTGGATCGAACACGATCTGCCACGCCTGACCTCGCTGCGCGAGGGCGCGCGGGAAATCGGTTTTGGCGAACTGCCAGCCTACGGCTGCGGTGGCACCCATGTACGCAGCCTGAAGGATTTGGGCACAGTCACGATCGCCTCCCTTTCGCAGAAGAAAGGCACGTTATCCGTCCACTACAGCGTGGATTAA